The bacterium genome segment CTGTCCGACATCCTCTTTACCCCCCGTCCCAGCATGATGTCCCCGGCCAGGCAGAACCGGATGGCGGGATCGTTCTGCGCCCGGACCGGGGTTGTGATCAACGCCCCCGCCAGCATCGCAGCGGGAAGAACTATGGCCAGTATTTTTCTCATTCTTGCGGACGTTTTTATTGGCCGATCCTGGAGACCGAAATAAAGTCAAACTCCTTTTTCGTTTTTTCTCCCGCCGTCTCCTTAAGGGCCTTGATGAAGGCCGGGCTGGCCGGGGCCAGGACAATGTACCGGCCCTTTTCCCGGCAGGCGCTCAGCGCCTTGCCCAATTGCCCAGCGGCGGAAGAACGGGAATCCTTGGCTTCAATGACCATATCCGGCTTCAGGTACCGGCATTCCAGCTGGCCGGCCAGTTCAAAGGCCAGGGAACGGGTGGAGGGCTGGGGTTCCATGAAGATCAGGCCCTTTTGGAGGCAGTATTTAAGAACAATGCTGCAGACCCGGGAATCCTCCAGCGCCCGGGATCCGGCCACGGCGTAAAAACCGGCGGCTTTGGGATAAAACTTTAAAGCCTGGTCCATCTTGCTTTTGATCTTAAGATCCGAGTCATCCACCAGGATCGTGCCGGGGCCGGGGTCCTGGCGGGGGTATCCCTTGGGCTCCAGCGGCAGGGCCGCCAGAACCGTTTTGCTGATATTTTTGGCCGACGCCTTGATTATCAGGGTTGCCGCCTGGGGACAGTTCAGGAATTCCTGGGCGGTCTTGGTATCCTGAGGGGGCCAGTTGTATATTACGATCACCATCCGGGGTTTTGCGGCCGGGGGAATGATCTCGGACCTTTTCCTTTTCACCAGGATATTTACCGTCAGGGTCTCCTGAAAGGCATAGCTCAGCTTAAGCGTCTGTTTTTTGCTGTCCTCTTCGGCCGCCACGGTCTTAAGCCCGCAGGATCCTGCCATCCGGCTCAGGCGCAGGTTCAGCAGAATATAGGAAACATCCTTGCCGACCGCTATCTGATACCAGGTTCCCGAGTCCGGCCCAACCGTCAACGGCCTGACCGCCAGGCTGTCGTCCTTCAAGCCGGCCAGGGCCTCGTCAAAGGCCTTAAGCCCTCCGGCCTCCCGGGCAAAGGAGACCGGGCCGGGCCGGGGGATCTTCACCCCGCTGCTCCACAAATATTTTATGACCAGGGCGGCGGCCACAATGGCCGCCAGGGCCAGGATCATGCCCATGAAGTTGTTGTTTTTCTTTTTTGCCATCAGCTTATCGTGCCAGTATATTTGGTGAGGTCATAGCCTGATTCTTCGGCTGTCTGGGCATGCTTTCTGACGATCTTGAAGATCCGCAGCATCCTCTTGACCGTCATGATTCCCGGACCTTCCTCCAGCAGGGAGACCACCGTCTGCCAGTACAGCAGGGTAAGGAACCTTTCCCGGTTGAACCACAATATCCCCTGGTGCCAGTTGCACCCCAGGAATTCCTGCACCCGGGGCTGGCTTAAGAAATCTTTTAATCTGCCGGCGTCCTCCAGTAAGTGGTCCCTGATTGTTTCAGGCGATACCAGGTTCTCCCACAACCAGCGCATTTGCAAGGCTGTTTCCCGGGCCACGCCCCCGGCCCGCAGTGACTCTGCGGCCTTTTCCCCGAACAGCCCGGTGGAGGCAGCATCACCCAGCCCCTGGCGGAGGGTCTTCTGAAGCAGTAAGGCATATAAGAACTTGTATCCGGGATCGTTTAACAGAGTAAAAGACACTTCAGCTTCGGGAATAGCCTTTAAATATTTTTGTCCAGGGCGCGAGGCTCTGATGCTTTTGAGCTCCGGCCCATTGGCCAGCCTGAAGATCGATCCGGTCTGTTTTTCAGCCTGCCGGATGACATCGCCATCAGCAGACAGCGGACCAATGACCTTTTCGGCTTCTATGAAATATCTTTTCAGGGAGGAGTTTTGCTGCGATATGAGGACTGTCTGCTTTTCCGGAGAAGCCAGATATTCCCGGACGAAGTCCGCCGACGCCAGCGGAAGGAAAAGCCCTGATACTTCTTTAAGCACACCGGCCAGCTTCAGCTCCCACAAGGCCCGGCCCATGTCCGGCACGCCCCGGCCCGACAGATGCCGGCACAAATTCCCGTATTCTTCCCCCTCCACCTTGCGGAAGGAAGAAAGCAGATCATACTGGTAACCGTTCAGGCTGAAATATAATCCCTTCTCAATCAGCTCACCGG includes the following:
- a CDS encoding divergent polysaccharide deacetylase family protein, with the protein product MAKKKNNNFMGMILALAAIVAAALVIKYLWSSGVKIPRPGPVSFAREAGGLKAFDEALAGLKDDSLAVRPLTVGPDSGTWYQIAVGKDVSYILLNLRLSRMAGSCGLKTVAAEEDSKKQTLKLSYAFQETLTVNILVKRKRSEIIPPAAKPRMVIVIYNWPPQDTKTAQEFLNCPQAATLIIKASAKNISKTVLAALPLEPKGYPRQDPGPGTILVDDSDLKIKSKMDQALKFYPKAAGFYAVAGSRALEDSRVCSIVLKYCLQKGLIFMEPQPSTRSLAFELAGQLECRYLKPDMVIEAKDSRSSAAGQLGKALSACREKGRYIVLAPASPAFIKALKETAGEKTKKEFDFISVSRIGQ